A portion of the Pseudomonas protegens CHA0 genome contains these proteins:
- the ispE gene encoding 4-(cytidine 5'-diphospho)-2-C-methyl-D-erythritol kinase → MSVEKLTLPSPAKLNLMLHILGRREDGYHELQTLFQFLDYGDEITFALRDDGVIRLHTAFEGVPHDSNLIVKAAKKLQEQSGCTQGIDIWIDKILPMGGGIGGGSSNAATTLLGLNHLWQLGWDEDRLAALGLTLGADVPVFVRGHAAFAEGVGEKLTPEYPEEPWYLVLVPQVSVSTAEIFSDPLLTRNTAPIKVRPVPKGNSRNDCLSVVARRYPEVRNALNLLGKFAEAKLTGTGSCVFGGFPSKAEADKVSALLTETLTGFVAKGSNVSMLHRKLQSLL, encoded by the coding sequence ATGTCCGTGGAAAAACTGACCCTGCCCTCCCCGGCCAAACTCAATCTGATGCTGCACATCCTCGGTCGCCGTGAAGATGGCTATCACGAGCTGCAGACCCTGTTCCAGTTTCTCGACTACGGCGATGAAATCACTTTCGCCCTGCGCGATGACGGCGTGATTCGCCTGCACACCGCGTTCGAAGGCGTGCCACACGACAGCAACCTGATCGTCAAGGCGGCGAAGAAACTCCAGGAACAATCGGGCTGCACCCAGGGCATCGACATCTGGATCGACAAGATCCTGCCCATGGGCGGCGGCATCGGCGGCGGCAGTTCGAATGCCGCCACCACCCTGCTGGGCCTCAATCACTTGTGGCAACTGGGCTGGGACGAAGACCGACTGGCCGCACTGGGGCTGACCCTGGGCGCCGATGTTCCGGTTTTCGTCCGCGGGCATGCTGCCTTCGCCGAAGGTGTGGGGGAAAAACTGACCCCTGAATATCCCGAAGAACCCTGGTATCTGGTACTGGTCCCGCAAGTGTCTGTTAGTACAGCAGAAATTTTTTCAGATCCTTTGTTGACACGGAACACCGCGCCCATTAAAGTGCGCCCCGTTCCCAAGGGAAACAGCAGAAACGACTGCCTTTCGGTAGTCGCAAGGCGTTATCCAGAAGTACGTAACGCATTGAATTTGCTAGGTAAATTTGCCGAAGCAAAACTGACTGGAACTGGAAGTTGTGTGTTTGGGGGCTTCCCAAGCAAAGCTGAAGCTGATAAAGTCTCGGCCCTTCTTACAGAGACCCTTACAGGGTTTGTAGCCAAAGGAAGCAACGTTTCGATGTTGCATCGCAAGCTGCAAAGTCTGCTCTAA
- a CDS encoding TonB-dependent receptor domain-containing protein — protein sequence MKVSSCLFNSLLLSAGVGLLAPLAQAGDVVEEVKPASLELDTAFVTATGGATDLKDAPASVSVITREEIERQPVYDLNTLLRRVPGVTGGFGPVGEQSKIKLRGLDDKYTLILVDGKRVGSSADLSYRRDLARQDLNWISPNMIERIEIVRGPMSSLYGSDAMGGVINIITRKVSRTWTGSASTNITVPKDSDRGQTTQYSVNAAGPLTESLGLRLGANVTRRAADEVEARRDAQGDFMYDDGAGGSKDQSVNALLDWQINQEQSLSFEAVHGVEHSWASKKTFGDWNETVGGAFGPSRLTRDSYILSHTGDWSFGTSKLDAYLNKYRNDLDLGKANSEEKIVEGSLNIPFQLLLDQRLTVGGQWKREELTNTDTLGTVPVDYQGAPVSGSTLKGDYSAAFIEDELFLLDNLSLTLGNRFDHSDKYGNHNSPRAYVVYHPHPDWTVRGGVSKGFRAPSLKEGSAGAATESAGRGCGSLRPLGYVTGSCWMAGNPNLTPETSTNKEIGLSFDHDGWEAGLTYFHTDFTDKIEYGPLGQYQGRWWTMLENVDKARTRGWEGTARVPLGDSVNWRTNATYMLESKNLSTGEDLISSPKLSAFSALDWQVTDRLSTELSAQHVGKQRGMGNDFVQSYTTYDLTANLALTKWLTLNGGVQNLLDKDLRDGSTNFYVPGRAFFAGATTYF from the coding sequence ATGAAAGTCAGCTCCTGCCTGTTCAATTCGCTTCTGCTCAGCGCCGGTGTCGGCCTGCTGGCCCCGCTGGCGCAGGCCGGCGATGTGGTTGAAGAGGTCAAGCCTGCATCGTTGGAACTGGATACCGCCTTTGTCACGGCTACTGGCGGCGCCACGGATCTCAAGGATGCCCCGGCCAGTGTCAGCGTCATCACCCGCGAGGAAATCGAGCGCCAGCCGGTCTATGACCTCAATACCCTGCTGCGCCGGGTGCCGGGGGTGACCGGTGGTTTCGGCCCGGTGGGCGAGCAGTCGAAGATCAAGCTGCGGGGGCTGGACGACAAGTACACGCTGATCCTGGTGGATGGCAAGCGGGTCGGCAGTTCCGCGGACCTGAGTTATCGCCGCGACCTGGCGCGCCAGGACCTGAACTGGATCTCGCCGAACATGATCGAGCGCATCGAGATCGTCCGCGGGCCTATGTCGTCGCTGTATGGTTCGGACGCCATGGGCGGGGTGATCAATATCATCACCCGCAAGGTCTCGCGGACCTGGACCGGCTCGGCCAGCACCAATATCACCGTGCCCAAGGATTCCGACCGCGGCCAGACCACTCAGTACAGCGTGAATGCGGCAGGTCCGCTGACGGAGTCCCTGGGGCTGCGCCTGGGGGCCAACGTCACGCGTCGGGCTGCGGATGAGGTAGAGGCGCGGCGCGATGCCCAGGGCGATTTCATGTACGACGATGGCGCGGGCGGCTCCAAGGATCAGAGCGTGAATGCACTGCTGGACTGGCAGATCAACCAGGAGCAGAGCCTGTCCTTCGAGGCGGTGCATGGCGTTGAGCATTCCTGGGCATCAAAGAAGACCTTTGGTGACTGGAACGAGACCGTTGGTGGCGCCTTCGGCCCCAGCCGCCTGACCCGCGACAGCTACATTCTGTCCCATACCGGCGACTGGAGCTTTGGTACCTCGAAGCTCGATGCCTACCTGAACAAGTACCGCAACGACCTTGACCTGGGCAAAGCCAACTCGGAAGAGAAGATCGTCGAGGGCAGCCTGAATATTCCCTTCCAATTGCTGTTGGACCAGCGCCTGACGGTGGGCGGGCAATGGAAGCGTGAAGAGCTGACCAACACCGATACCCTGGGCACGGTACCCGTGGATTATCAGGGCGCGCCGGTCAGTGGCTCGACCTTGAAGGGCGATTACTCGGCGGCCTTTATCGAGGATGAACTGTTCCTGCTGGACAACCTGTCCCTGACCCTGGGCAACCGCTTCGACCACAGCGACAAGTACGGTAACCACAACAGCCCGCGGGCGTATGTGGTCTATCACCCGCACCCGGACTGGACCGTGCGTGGCGGTGTTTCCAAGGGTTTTCGTGCGCCAAGCCTGAAGGAGGGCAGTGCGGGGGCGGCTACCGAATCCGCAGGCCGGGGCTGTGGTTCGTTACGGCCGTTGGGCTATGTCACTGGTAGTTGCTGGATGGCGGGCAATCCGAACCTGACACCGGAAACCAGCACCAACAAGGAAATCGGCCTATCGTTCGACCACGATGGCTGGGAAGCGGGCCTGACCTACTTCCACACCGACTTCACCGACAAGATCGAATACGGCCCGTTGGGCCAGTACCAGGGCCGCTGGTGGACCATGCTGGAAAACGTCGACAAGGCCCGTACCCGTGGCTGGGAAGGCACCGCCCGGGTGCCGCTGGGCGACTCCGTGAACTGGCGCACCAACGCCACCTACATGCTGGAAAGCAAGAACCTGTCCACCGGTGAAGACCTGATCAGTTCACCCAAACTGTCGGCATTCAGTGCGCTGGACTGGCAGGTCACCGACCGTTTGAGCACCGAGCTTTCGGCTCAGCACGTCGGCAAGCAGCGGGGCATGGGCAATGATTTCGTGCAGTCCTACACCACCTACGACCTGACGGCGAACCTGGCGCTGACCAAGTGGCTGACCCTGAATGGCGGCGTGCAGAACCTGCTGGATAAAGACCTGCGGGACGGATCGACCAACTTCTATGTGCCCGGGCGGGCGTTCTTCGCGGGGGCGACCACTTACTTCTGA
- a CDS encoding 50S ribosomal protein L25/general stress protein Ctc → MNDFTLNAEVRSDLGKGASRRLRRLASLVPAVVYGGDKAPESISMLAKEVAKLLENEAAYSHIIELNVGGTKQNVVIKALQRHPAKGHVMHADFVRVVAGQKLTAIVPVHFINEAAPVKKGGEISHVIAEIEVSCLPKDLPEFIEVDLADAEIGTIVHLSDIKAPKGVEFVALAHGNDLAVANVHAPRVAPEAAEGAAE, encoded by the coding sequence ATGAACGATTTTACTCTGAATGCTGAAGTGCGTTCCGACCTGGGGAAAGGTGCGAGCCGCCGCCTGCGTCGTCTCGCAAGCCTGGTTCCAGCTGTAGTTTACGGTGGCGACAAAGCCCCTGAATCCATCAGCATGCTGGCCAAAGAAGTTGCCAAGCTGCTGGAAAACGAAGCTGCCTACAGCCATATCATCGAACTGAACGTTGGTGGCACCAAGCAGAACGTCGTGATCAAGGCCCTGCAACGTCACCCGGCCAAAGGCCACGTGATGCACGCTGACTTCGTTCGCGTGGTTGCTGGTCAGAAACTGACCGCCATCGTTCCAGTGCACTTCATCAACGAAGCTGCTCCGGTCAAGAAAGGCGGCGAGATCTCGCACGTAATCGCGGAAATCGAAGTTTCCTGCCTGCCCAAAGACCTGCCTGAATTCATCGAAGTCGACCTGGCTGACGCTGAAATCGGCACCATTGTTCACCTGTCCGACATCAAGGCCCCTAAAGGCGTTGAATTCGTGGCCCTGGCACACGGCAACGACCTGGCAGTAGCCAACGTTCACGCTCCACGTGTTGCTCCAGAAGCTGCAGAAGGCGCTGCAGAGTAA
- the lolB gene encoding lipoprotein insertase outer membrane protein LolB, whose translation MFLRHFIVFSFIALLAGCAGFGARESVQGQGNPTQWRLHKDQLTGLDGWQINGKIGIRAPKDSGSGTLFWLQRQDYYDIRLSGPLGRGAARLTGRPGQVSLEVANQGRYESASPETLLEEQLGWKLPVSHLAWWVRGLPAPDSKSRLTLDGDSHLASLEQDGWQVEYSSYSQQNGYWLPERIKLHGSDLDVTLVIKEWLPRKLGQ comes from the coding sequence ATGTTTTTGCGCCACTTTATTGTTTTCAGCTTTATCGCCCTGCTGGCCGGCTGCGCCGGCTTCGGTGCCCGAGAGTCCGTCCAGGGCCAGGGCAACCCTACGCAATGGCGCTTGCACAAGGATCAACTGACCGGCCTCGACGGCTGGCAGATCAACGGCAAGATCGGCATTCGTGCCCCCAAGGATTCCGGCAGCGGCACTCTGTTCTGGCTGCAACGCCAGGACTACTACGACATCCGCCTGTCAGGCCCGCTGGGCCGTGGCGCCGCACGACTCACCGGTCGTCCCGGCCAGGTCAGCCTGGAAGTGGCCAACCAGGGTCGCTATGAATCCGCAAGCCCGGAAACCCTGCTGGAAGAACAGCTGGGCTGGAAGCTGCCGGTCTCGCACCTGGCCTGGTGGGTTCGCGGCCTGCCCGCGCCCGACAGCAAAAGCCGCCTGACCCTGGACGGCGACAGCCATCTGGCGAGCCTGGAGCAAGATGGCTGGCAGGTGGAATACAGCAGCTACTCGCAGCAGAACGGCTATTGGCTGCCCGAGCGGATCAAACTGCACGGCAGCGACCTTGACGTCACCCTGGTGATCAAGGAATGGCTGCCGCGCAAGCTGGGGCAATGA
- the ychF gene encoding redox-regulated ATPase YchF, which yields MGFNCGIVGLPNVGKSTLFNALTKSGIAAENFPFCTIEPNSGIVPMPDPRLDALAAIVVPERVLPTTMEFVDIAGLVAGASKGEGLGNKFLANIRETDAIAHVVRCFEDDNVIHVSNSVDPKRDIEIIDLELIFADLDSCEKQLQKVARNAKGGDKDAVAQKALLEQLIAHFTEGKPARSLMKDMSADEKLIIRGFHLLTTKPVMYIANVAEDGFENNPLLDVVKAIAEEEGAMVVPVCNKIEAEIAELEDGEEKDMFLEALGLEEPGLNRVIRAGYEMLNLQTYFTAGVKEVRAWTVRVGATAPQAAAVIHTDFEKGFIRAEVIAYNDFIQFKGEAGAKEAGKWRLEGKEYIVKDGDVMHFRFNV from the coding sequence ATGGGATTCAATTGCGGCATCGTCGGCCTGCCTAACGTCGGCAAGTCCACCCTGTTCAACGCCCTGACCAAATCCGGGATCGCGGCCGAGAACTTCCCCTTCTGCACCATCGAGCCCAACAGCGGTATCGTGCCGATGCCCGACCCGCGCCTGGACGCCCTGGCCGCCATCGTCGTGCCCGAGCGCGTGCTGCCCACCACCATGGAGTTCGTCGACATCGCCGGCCTGGTGGCCGGTGCTTCGAAAGGTGAAGGCCTGGGCAACAAGTTCCTGGCCAACATCCGCGAAACCGACGCCATCGCCCATGTGGTCCGCTGCTTCGAAGACGACAACGTGATCCACGTGTCCAACAGCGTCGACCCCAAGCGCGATATCGAGATCATCGACCTGGAACTGATCTTCGCCGACCTCGACAGCTGCGAAAAACAGTTGCAGAAAGTCGCCCGCAACGCCAAGGGCGGTGACAAGGATGCCGTGGCCCAGAAAGCCCTGCTGGAGCAGTTGATCGCCCACTTCACCGAAGGCAAGCCGGCCCGCAGCCTGATGAAGGACATGAGCGCCGATGAGAAGCTGATCATCCGCGGCTTCCACCTGCTGACCACCAAGCCGGTGATGTACATCGCCAACGTTGCCGAAGACGGCTTCGAGAACAACCCGCTGCTGGACGTGGTCAAGGCCATCGCCGAAGAAGAAGGCGCCATGGTGGTGCCGGTATGCAACAAGATCGAAGCGGAAATCGCCGAACTTGAAGACGGCGAAGAAAAGGACATGTTCCTCGAGGCCCTGGGCCTGGAAGAGCCCGGCCTGAACCGGGTGATCCGCGCCGGCTACGAAATGCTCAACCTGCAGACCTACTTCACCGCAGGTGTGAAGGAAGTCCGCGCCTGGACCGTGCGTGTCGGTGCTACCGCGCCCCAAGCGGCCGCGGTGATCCACACCGACTTCGAGAAAGGCTTCATCCGTGCCGAAGTCATCGCCTACAACGACTTCATCCAGTTCAAGGGTGAAGCCGGAGCCAAGGAAGCCGGTAAATGGCGTCTGGAAGGCAAGGAATACATCGTCAAGGACGGCGACGTGATGCACTTCCGCTTCAACGTGTAA
- the pth gene encoding aminoacyl-tRNA hydrolase, whose translation MTAIKLIVGLGNPGTEYEQTRHNAGALFVERIAEKQGINLVADRKYFGLTGRFSHQGQDIRLLIPTTYMNRSGQAVAALAGFFRIKPEEILVAHDELDLPPGVAKLKTGGGHGGHNGLRDIIAQLGNQNTFHRLRLGIGHPGVASMVSNFVLGRAPRAEQEKLDASIDFALGVLPDIFAGEWNRAMKNLHSQKA comes from the coding sequence GTGACTGCCATCAAACTGATCGTTGGCCTGGGTAATCCAGGCACCGAATACGAACAGACCCGGCATAACGCAGGGGCCCTTTTTGTTGAGCGCATCGCCGAAAAACAAGGGATCAACCTTGTCGCCGATCGCAAATATTTCGGCCTGACCGGGCGCTTCAGTCACCAGGGTCAGGACATTCGTCTGTTGATTCCCACCACCTACATGAACCGCAGCGGCCAGGCCGTGGCGGCGCTTGCCGGCTTCTTCCGCATCAAGCCGGAAGAGATCCTGGTGGCCCACGACGAACTCGACTTGCCGCCAGGCGTCGCCAAGCTCAAGACCGGCGGCGGCCATGGCGGGCACAACGGACTGCGGGACATCATCGCGCAGCTCGGTAATCAGAATACCTTTCACCGCCTGCGGCTCGGCATCGGCCATCCGGGCGTTGCCAGTATGGTTTCAAACTTTGTCCTGGGTCGTGCGCCACGCGCCGAACAGGAAAAACTCGATGCCAGCATCGATTTTGCCCTCGGCGTGCTGCCGGATATCTTCGCCGGTGAATGGAACCGCGCGATGAAAAACCTGCACAGCCAGAAGGCCTGA
- the pobA gene encoding 4-hydroxybenzoate 3-monooxygenase codes for MKTQVAIIGAGPSGLLLGQLLHKAGIDTVIVERQTPDYVLGRIRAGVLEQGTVDMLREAGVARRMDAEGLVHEGVELLMGGKRVRIDLKALTGGKTVMVYGQTEVTRDLMEARAACAAPIIYSADKVQPHDMKGAQPYITYEKDGQLQRIDCDYIAGCDGFHGVARKSIPEDVLTHYEREYPFGWLGLLSDTPPVNHELIYGQHERGFVLCSQRSLTRSRYYLQVPLSDKVEDWSDERFWNELKARLPEEVAADLVTGPALEKSIAPLRSYVVEPMQYGKLFLVGDAAHIVPPTGAKGLNLAASDVCYLYRILVKVYREGRTELLEKYSELALRRVWKGERFSWFMTNLLHDFGDRQDAWDHKMQQADREYFLNSHAGLVNIAENYVGLPYEEIC; via the coding sequence ATGAAAACTCAGGTTGCGATTATCGGCGCCGGACCTTCCGGCCTTCTGCTGGGCCAACTGCTGCACAAGGCCGGCATCGACACCGTGATTGTCGAGCGCCAGACCCCGGACTACGTGCTGGGCCGCATCCGTGCCGGTGTGCTGGAGCAGGGCACCGTGGACATGCTGCGCGAGGCCGGTGTGGCCCGCCGCATGGACGCTGAAGGCCTGGTCCATGAAGGGGTGGAGCTGCTGATGGGCGGCAAGCGCGTGCGCATCGACCTCAAGGCCCTGACCGGCGGCAAGACGGTGATGGTCTATGGCCAGACCGAAGTCACCCGCGACCTGATGGAGGCCCGCGCTGCCTGCGCAGCGCCGATCATCTATTCGGCGGACAAGGTGCAGCCCCATGACATGAAGGGCGCGCAGCCCTATATCACCTATGAAAAAGACGGCCAGCTGCAGCGCATCGACTGCGATTACATCGCCGGCTGCGACGGTTTTCATGGCGTGGCGCGCAAGAGCATCCCCGAAGACGTGCTGACCCACTACGAGCGCGAATACCCCTTCGGCTGGCTGGGGCTGCTGTCCGATACCCCACCGGTCAATCACGAACTGATCTATGGGCAGCATGAACGTGGTTTCGTGCTGTGCAGCCAGCGCTCCCTGACCCGCAGCCGCTACTACCTGCAAGTGCCGCTGAGCGACAAGGTCGAGGACTGGTCCGACGAGCGCTTCTGGAACGAGCTCAAGGCCCGTCTGCCAGAAGAGGTGGCGGCTGACCTGGTGACCGGGCCAGCGCTGGAGAAAAGCATCGCGCCGCTGCGCAGCTATGTGGTGGAGCCCATGCAGTACGGCAAGCTGTTCCTGGTGGGGGACGCGGCCCATATCGTTCCGCCTACCGGTGCCAAGGGCCTGAACCTGGCGGCCTCCGATGTGTGCTACCTGTACCGGATCCTGGTCAAGGTCTACCGCGAAGGGCGTACCGAGCTGCTGGAAAAGTATTCCGAACTGGCCTTGCGCCGGGTGTGGAAGGGCGAACGCTTCAGCTGGTTCATGACCAATCTGCTGCACGATTTCGGCGACCGGCAGGATGCCTGGGACCACAAGATGCAGCAGGCCGATCGCGAATATTTCCTCAACTCCCACGCTGGCCTGGTGAACATTGCCGAGAACTATGTGGGCCTGCCTTACGAAGAAATCTGCTGA
- a CDS encoding tetratricopeptide repeat protein, translated as MNRSSALLLAFVFLSGCQSLAPVSPDATSPVEDSTSAPEKPKVYSSFSEDTVFSLLSAELAGQRNRFDIALDNYVTQAINTQDPGISERAFRIAEYLGADQAALDTSLIWAKNAPDDLEAQRAAAIQLARAGRYDDSMVYMEKVLQGKGDTHFDFLALSAADTDQDTRNGLMKSFDRLLQKHPHNSQLIFGKALLMQQDGDAKEALALLEQNPPEDGEVAPLLLRARLLQSLNRGKEALPLLEKSIRKYPDDKRLRLTYARMLVEQDRMEDAKTQFSSLVQQYPEDDELRYSLALVCLEAKAWEEAKGYLEDLIARESHEDSAHLNLGRIAEELNDPQGALIEYGQVGPGNDYLPAQLRQADILMNNGRTDEAQKRLVAARDAQPDYAIQLYLIEVETLSANNQGERAWKVVQQALQQYPDDLNLLYTRAMQAEKRNDLAQMEKDLRLIIQREPDNAMALNALGYTLSDRTTRYAEAKTLIEQAHQLTPEDPAVLDSLGWVNFRLGNLDEAERLLRQALERFPDQEVAAHLGEVLWNNGKQREAKQIWSKFLKDQPDSPVLRGTIKRLTGSETL; from the coding sequence ATGAATAGATCTTCCGCGTTGCTCCTCGCCTTTGTCTTCCTCAGCGGTTGCCAATCTCTGGCACCCGTTTCACCGGACGCTACGTCGCCGGTGGAAGACAGCACCTCCGCCCCTGAAAAGCCCAAGGTCTACTCCTCGTTCAGCGAAGACACCGTCTTCAGCCTGCTGAGCGCTGAACTCGCGGGCCAGCGCAATCGTTTCGACATTGCCCTGGACAACTACGTAACCCAGGCCATCAACACCCAGGATCCGGGCATCTCCGAGCGGGCCTTTCGCATCGCCGAATACCTGGGCGCCGACCAGGCTGCCCTGGACACGTCGCTGATCTGGGCGAAAAACGCCCCCGACGACCTGGAAGCGCAGCGAGCCGCCGCGATCCAGCTGGCCCGGGCCGGGCGCTATGACGACTCGATGGTCTATATGGAGAAGGTCCTACAAGGCAAGGGCGATACCCACTTCGACTTTCTTGCCCTGTCCGCAGCCGATACCGACCAGGACACGCGCAACGGCCTGATGAAAAGCTTCGACCGCCTGCTGCAGAAACACCCGCACAACAGCCAGTTGATTTTCGGCAAGGCCTTGCTCATGCAACAGGACGGCGACGCCAAGGAAGCCCTGGCCCTGCTGGAACAGAACCCACCGGAAGACGGTGAAGTTGCGCCATTGCTGCTGCGCGCCCGCCTGCTGCAAAGCCTGAACCGGGGTAAAGAAGCCCTGCCGCTGCTGGAAAAAAGCATCCGCAAGTACCCGGACGACAAGCGCCTGCGCCTGACCTACGCCCGCATGCTGGTGGAGCAGGACCGCATGGAGGATGCCAAGACCCAGTTCTCCAGTCTGGTCCAGCAATATCCGGAAGATGACGAACTGCGCTATTCCCTGGCACTCGTCTGCCTGGAGGCCAAGGCCTGGGAAGAAGCCAAGGGCTACCTGGAAGACCTGATTGCCCGTGAAAGCCACGAAGACTCCGCGCACCTGAACCTGGGCCGGATCGCCGAAGAACTCAACGACCCGCAAGGGGCCTTGATCGAATACGGCCAGGTCGGCCCGGGCAATGACTACCTGCCCGCACAGTTGCGCCAGGCCGATATCCTGATGAACAACGGCCGCACCGACGAGGCGCAAAAACGCCTGGTGGCGGCCCGCGACGCCCAACCCGACTACGCCATCCAGCTGTACCTGATCGAAGTCGAGACCCTGTCAGCGAACAACCAGGGCGAGCGCGCCTGGAAAGTCGTCCAACAGGCCCTGCAGCAATACCCCGACGACCTGAACCTGCTGTACACCCGCGCCATGCAGGCGGAAAAACGCAATGACCTTGCGCAGATGGAAAAGGATCTGCGCCTGATCATCCAGCGCGAACCGGACAACGCCATGGCATTGAACGCCCTGGGCTACACCTTGTCTGACCGCACTACACGCTATGCCGAAGCCAAGACCCTGATCGAGCAAGCCCACCAGTTGACTCCGGAAGACCCGGCCGTCCTCGACAGCCTGGGCTGGGTGAATTTCCGCCTGGGCAACCTGGACGAAGCCGAACGCCTGCTGCGCCAGGCCCTGGAGCGCTTCCCCGATCAGGAAGTGGCGGCGCACCTGGGTGAAGTGCTGTGGAACAACGGCAAGCAGCGCGAGGCCAAGCAGATCTGGAGCAAGTTCCTCAAGGATCAGCCCGACAGCCCCGTACTACGCGGCACCATCAAACGCCTGACCGGATCAGAGACTCTTTAA
- a CDS encoding helix-turn-helix domain-containing protein, which translates to MKASRSSIPVFKLYGENQAWPTPDLLHCESIPKRSSLHHWEIKPHRHADLYQLLYVQSGQALVEVEGRREDVREATIQVVPPLMVHGFQFSENIEGYVLTLGAPLVAQLESQLGAPLAVLAAAGRYPVGRDRQRLNSLFKTLLEEYEGSASARDLLLHSLVNVLLVWISRRRQQNVTPSNRSERNQQLLGHFIKLVEQHYQEHPTVEALAHRIGLSSVHLNTLCRELAGQTALQIIHQRLMLEAKRNLIYTNISISQLSDNLGFSDPTYFSRFFKRLGGQTPNAFRQGTGHTRQGG; encoded by the coding sequence ATGAAAGCCAGTCGCTCCAGCATCCCCGTATTCAAGCTCTACGGCGAAAACCAGGCCTGGCCGACTCCGGACCTGCTGCACTGTGAATCCATCCCCAAGCGCAGCAGCCTGCACCACTGGGAGATCAAGCCGCACCGCCACGCCGACCTGTATCAACTGCTCTATGTGCAAAGCGGACAGGCCCTGGTGGAAGTCGAAGGGCGCCGCGAGGACGTGCGCGAAGCAACCATCCAGGTGGTGCCGCCGCTGATGGTCCACGGCTTTCAGTTTTCCGAGAATATCGAGGGCTACGTGCTGACCCTGGGTGCGCCGCTGGTGGCCCAGCTGGAAAGCCAGCTGGGGGCGCCGCTGGCGGTCCTGGCCGCGGCCGGGCGCTACCCGGTGGGCCGTGACCGGCAGCGCCTCAACAGCCTGTTCAAGACCTTGCTGGAGGAATACGAAGGCAGCGCCTCGGCGCGGGACCTGCTGCTGCATTCGCTGGTCAACGTACTGCTGGTGTGGATCAGCCGCCGACGCCAGCAGAACGTGACGCCCAGCAACCGCAGCGAGCGCAACCAGCAACTGTTGGGGCACTTCATCAAGCTGGTGGAGCAGCATTACCAGGAGCACCCGACGGTGGAAGCCCTGGCCCATCGCATCGGCCTGTCCAGCGTGCACCTCAATACCCTGTGCCGGGAACTGGCCGGGCAGACCGCGCTGCAGATCATCCACCAGCGCCTGATGCTGGAGGCCAAGCGCAACCTGATCTACACCAACATCAGCATCAGCCAGCTCTCGGACAACCTGGGCTTCAGCGACCCCACCTACTTTTCCCGCTTCTTCAAGCGCCTCGGCGGCCAGACACCCAACGCCTTTCGCCAAGGCACCGGGCACACCCGCCAGGGCGGCTGA
- a CDS encoding ribose-phosphate pyrophosphokinase — protein MSKMMVFTGNANPDLARRVVRQLHIPLGDISVGKFSDGEITAEINENVRGKDVFIIQPTCAPTNDNLMELVVMADAFRRSSATRITAVIPYFGYARQDRRPRSARVAISAKVVADMLTVVGIDRVLTVDLHADQIQGFFDIPVDNIYGSPVLVDDIEDQRFENLMIVSPDIGGVVRARAVAKSLGVDLGIIDKRREKANHSEVMHIIGDVEGRTCILVDDMVDTAGTLCHAAKALKEHGAAKVFAYCTHPVLSGRAIENIENSVLDELVVTNTIPLSAAAQACARIRQLDIAPVVAEAVRRISNEESISAMFR, from the coding sequence GTGTCCAAGATGATGGTCTTTACGGGGAACGCTAACCCCGATCTGGCTCGGCGTGTCGTACGTCAGCTGCATATCCCTCTCGGTGACATCTCTGTTGGAAAATTTTCCGACGGCGAAATTACTGCCGAGATCAATGAAAATGTCCGCGGTAAAGACGTCTTCATTATTCAGCCGACTTGCGCTCCGACCAACGATAACCTGATGGAACTCGTGGTGATGGCCGACGCCTTCCGCCGTTCCTCAGCTACTCGTATCACTGCTGTTATTCCTTATTTTGGTTATGCCCGTCAGGATCGCCGTCCGCGTTCCGCACGTGTGGCTATCAGCGCGAAAGTCGTCGCTGACATGCTCACCGTAGTCGGCATCGACCGTGTTCTCACGGTTGATCTGCATGCTGACCAGATTCAGGGCTTCTTCGATATTCCGGTAGATAACATCTACGGCTCCCCGGTTCTGGTGGATGACATCGAAGATCAGCGTTTCGAAAACCTGATGATCGTGTCCCCGGACATTGGCGGCGTCGTGCGTGCACGTGCCGTGGCCAAGTCCCTGGGTGTTGATCTCGGGATCATCGACAAGCGTCGTGAGAAAGCCAATCACTCCGAAGTGATGCATATCATCGGCGACGTCGAAGGACGCACCTGCATTCTGGTCGATGACATGGTCGATACCGCCGGCACCCTGTGCCACGCGGCCAAGGCCCTGAAAGAGCATGGCGCAGCCAAGGTCTTTGCCTACTGCACACACCCTGTGCTGTCGGGTCGGGCCATCGAGAACATTGAAAATTCCGTGCTGGACGAGCTGGTGGTGACCAACACCATCCCGCTGTCCGCTGCAGCACAAGCCTGTGCGCGTATCCGTCAACTGGATATCGCACCGGTAGTTGCCGAGGCGGTTCGCCGTATCAGCAACGAAGAATCGATCAGCGCGATGTTCCGCTAG